A region of Malaciobacter marinus DNA encodes the following proteins:
- the argC gene encoding N-acetyl-gamma-glutamyl-phosphate reductase: MNVAIIGASGYTGLELVKILITHSKFNISYIANSTGNINVQDLHPSLQGLIDMPVEIANAKEVAKVAKLAFLALPHKTSMSFAKELLDLGVKVVDLSADYRLELENYEKHYCPHEDKENISSAVYGLPEYYKNQLKDANLVANPGCYPTASLLALLPFVDYIDENSPIFIDAKSGVTGAGKKLNEITQFAHINENTHAYNPFKHRHMPEIQEKVKLLKDKDFSVNFVPHLIPVTRGMLVSVYASLKEEVDVEAILEKSYKNSEFVRVRNSAVDIKSTAGTNFCDIFVARNGKALFINSSIDNLLRGASSQAVVNANIMCGFEEDEGIPKIAYAP; this comes from the coding sequence ATGAATGTAGCAATTATAGGAGCTAGTGGCTATACTGGCTTAGAATTAGTAAAAATATTGATTACTCACTCAAAATTCAATATTTCATATATAGCTAACTCAACAGGAAATATAAATGTACAAGATTTGCATCCAAGTTTGCAAGGTCTAATTGATATGCCTGTTGAAATAGCAAATGCAAAAGAAGTTGCAAAAGTTGCAAAACTTGCCTTTTTAGCACTACCTCATAAAACATCTATGTCTTTTGCAAAAGAGCTACTAGATTTAGGTGTTAAAGTAGTTGATTTAAGTGCTGATTATAGATTAGAACTTGAAAATTATGAAAAACATTATTGCCCTCATGAAGATAAAGAGAATATCTCAAGTGCAGTGTATGGCTTACCTGAGTATTATAAAAATCAATTAAAAGATGCAAACTTAGTTGCAAATCCTGGGTGTTATCCAACAGCTTCACTTTTAGCTTTGCTTCCTTTTGTTGATTATATTGATGAAAATAGTCCAATATTTATTGATGCTAAATCTGGAGTTACAGGGGCAGGTAAAAAGTTAAATGAGATAACTCAATTTGCTCATATAAACGAAAATACTCATGCTTATAATCCTTTCAAGCATAGACATATGCCTGAAATTCAAGAAAAAGTTAAACTTCTTAAAGATAAAGATTTCAGTGTTAACTTTGTACCACATTTAATACCTGTTACAAGGGGAATGTTAGTTTCAGTTTATGCGAGCTTAAAAGAAGAAGTTGATGTGGAAGCTATATTAGAAAAAAGTTATAAAAATAGTGAATTTGTAAGAGTTAGAAATAGTGCTGTTGATATAAAATCAACAGCAGGAACAAATTTTTGTGATATTTTTGTAGCAAGAAATGGTAAAGCACTTTTTATTAACTCTTCAATTGATAATCTACTAAGAGGAGCATCTTCTCAAGCTGTTGTAAATGCAAATATTATGTGTGGCTTTGAAGAGGATGAAGGAATACCTAAAATTGCTTATGCACCTTAA
- the argH gene encoding argininosuccinate lyase has product MSKQNNQILKNTNAKILDEFNASVMFDKELYAQDIKGSIAHSQMLFEQGILSKEDKEAIHKGLLQVKQEIESGEFEFKIEHEDIHMAVESRLTEIVGEAGKRLHTARSRNDQVATDFRLYVQDKNISIKQQIKELINTFVDVASKHTTTLIPGMTHLQHAQPINFGYHLLAYANMFKRDYERFESSYERNNFSPLGSAALAGTPHDINRDSTCSQLGFYSPTTHAMDTVSDRDFALEILFNISTAVMHISRISEELVTWSSYEFQFVRMSDEYATTSSIMPQKKNPDVPELLRGKTGRVYGNLISLFTVMKGLPLAYNKDTQEDKEGVFDSVKTIEVSLAILNEVIKTMIVNKDKMYNACKIGHLSATDLADYLVQKQNMPFRTAYYITKDVVATANELNKDISELTIEEIRKSNEQIANIDEEILNYLDLEASMNARNSFGGTSTKQTNLQIEVLKNWLESK; this is encoded by the coding sequence ATGTCAAAGCAAAATAATCAAATTTTAAAAAATACAAATGCAAAAATATTAGATGAGTTTAATGCTTCTGTTATGTTTGATAAAGAACTTTATGCACAAGATATAAAAGGCTCAATAGCACATAGTCAAATGCTTTTTGAGCAAGGAATATTATCAAAAGAAGATAAAGAAGCAATTCATAAAGGACTTTTACAAGTAAAACAAGAGATAGAAAGTGGTGAATTTGAGTTTAAAATAGAGCATGAAGATATTCACATGGCAGTTGAGAGTAGATTAACTGAAATCGTAGGTGAAGCAGGGAAAAGACTTCATACAGCAAGAAGTAGAAATGATCAAGTTGCAACTGATTTTAGACTTTATGTACAAGATAAAAACATAAGTATCAAACAACAAATTAAAGAGTTGATTAATACTTTTGTTGATGTTGCTTCAAAACATACAACTACTTTAATACCTGGAATGACACATTTACAACATGCTCAACCTATTAATTTTGGGTATCATTTACTAGCTTATGCAAACATGTTTAAAAGAGATTATGAAAGATTTGAAAGTTCATATGAAAGAAATAACTTTTCACCTTTAGGAAGTGCTGCCCTTGCTGGAACACCTCATGATATAAATCGAGATAGTACATGTTCACAACTTGGATTTTATTCACCTACAACTCATGCAATGGATACGGTAAGTGATAGAGATTTTGCTTTGGAAATTTTATTTAATATAAGTACAGCTGTAATGCATATAAGTAGAATTTCAGAAGAGCTTGTAACTTGGTCTTCATATGAGTTCCAATTTGTTAGAATGAGCGATGAGTATGCAACTACTTCTTCTATTATGCCACAAAAGAAAAATCCAGATGTTCCTGAACTTTTAAGAGGTAAAACAGGAAGAGTTTATGGTAATTTGATTTCATTGTTTACCGTAATGAAAGGTTTACCACTAGCTTATAATAAAGATACGCAAGAAGATAAAGAGGGTGTATTTGATTCTGTTAAGACAATAGAAGTATCACTTGCAATCTTAAATGAAGTAATCAAAACTATGATTGTAAATAAAGACAAGATGTATAATGCTTGTAAAATAGGGCATTTAAGTGCTACTGATTTGGCTGATTATTTAGTACAAAAACAAAATATGCCTTTTAGAACAGCTTATTATATTACAAAAGATGTCGTAGCAACAGCAAATGAATTAAATAAAGATATTAGTGAACTTACAATTGAAGAAATAAGAAAATCAAATGAACAAATTGCTAATATAGATGAAGAGATTTTAAATTATCTTGATTTGGAAGCTTCGATGAATGCAAGAAATTCTTTTGGTGGTACATCTACAAAACAAACAAATTTACAAATAGAAGTATTGAAAAATTGGTTAGAATCTAAATAA
- a CDS encoding tRNA threonylcarbamoyladenosine dehydratase, whose product MKYDRTKKLFGEENFNKFTKAKIILLGVGGVGSFALDALYRTGVTDITIVDFDTYEESNLNRQIGSEGNIGKVKVEALAQKYLKVTPIHVKITKEWIDNFDFSQFDYILDAIDDVTPKVHLIKKHYTKVISTSGGAKRIDPSKIEYLSIWKTYNDPFIRKIRTELKAQGFKKKFKVVFSSEEPLCIEKGSFEGVTGSFGLMMASVTIKKLLNKKK is encoded by the coding sequence ATGAAATATGATAGAACAAAAAAACTATTTGGTGAAGAAAACTTTAATAAATTTACAAAAGCAAAAATTATATTACTTGGAGTGGGTGGAGTAGGAAGTTTTGCCCTTGATGCACTTTATAGAACAGGTGTTACTGATATTACTATTGTAGATTTTGATACATATGAAGAATCAAACTTAAATAGACAAATAGGTAGTGAGGGTAACATTGGAAAAGTAAAAGTTGAAGCATTAGCACAAAAATATCTAAAAGTGACACCAATTCATGTTAAGATAACAAAAGAGTGGATTGATAACTTTGATTTTTCACAATTTGATTATATTTTAGATGCCATAGATGATGTAACACCTAAAGTTCATTTAATTAAAAAACACTATACTAAAGTAATTAGTACAAGTGGTGGGGCTAAAAGAATTGATCCTAGTAAAATTGAGTATTTATCTATTTGGAAAACTTATAATGACCCATTTATTAGAAAAATAAGAACAGAGCTTAAAGCTCAAGGGTTCAAGAAAAAGTTTAAAGTAGTTTTTTCTTCAGAAGAACCTTTATGTATAGAAAAAGGAAGTTTTGAAGGAGTTACAGGTTCATTTGGTCTTATGATGGCTTCTGTAACAATAAAAAAATTGTTAAATAAGAAGAAGTAG
- a CDS encoding UDP-2,3-diacylglucosamine diphosphatase has product MHLNIKDGAIFVADSHYNEKNQDFLIFLEKLKSKKIKTEQLFLMGDMFDFISSESTYFVKRNQKLIDIINELAKDIKIIYLEGNHDYNMKPLFIDVLVVKREDQPIFMKYQNKKLALSHGDNFTPNLYNIYCKIIRNHKLLKFLNSIDYNNFISKKIYYTLMKKNICHNFTAFEELAKKRVENFEADIIIEGHFHQGKEYDFGNKRYVNVPSLCCSSEYMLVEQNIFKKVNL; this is encoded by the coding sequence ATGCACCTTAATATAAAGGATGGTGCAATCTTTGTAGCAGATTCGCACTACAATGAAAAGAATCAAGATTTTTTAATCTTTTTAGAAAAATTGAAATCTAAAAAGATTAAGACTGAACAACTTTTTTTAATGGGAGATATGTTTGATTTTATCTCATCTGAAAGTACTTATTTTGTAAAAAGAAATCAAAAACTTATTGATATAATAAATGAACTTGCAAAAGATATAAAAATAATATATTTAGAGGGAAATCATGATTACAATATGAAGCCTCTTTTTATAGATGTTTTAGTAGTAAAAAGAGAAGATCAACCTATTTTTATGAAGTATCAAAATAAAAAACTTGCACTTTCTCATGGAGATAATTTTACTCCAAATTTATATAATATTTATTGTAAAATTATAAGAAACCATAAACTATTGAAGTTTTTAAACTCTATTGATTATAATAATTTTATTTCAAAGAAGATATATTATACTTTGATGAAGAAAAATATTTGTCATAATTTTACAGCTTTTGAAGAGTTAGCAAAAAAAAGAGTTGAAAATTTTGAAGCAGATATTATTATTGAAGGTCACTTTCACCAAGGTAAAGAGTATGATTTTGGAAATAAAAGATATGTAAATGTACCTTCTCTTTGTTGTAGTAGTGAATATATGCTAGTAGAACAAAATATTTTTAAGAAAGTAAATTTATGA
- a CDS encoding chemotaxis protein CheV, with protein sequence MSDINSSVEQMTQGHKRNVQQLAVFYTSHNNIYAINIAKVKAFVIKEEVTINDTPSDSNIIAGIATIRGEPVTLVNLDAWLGQQKMQIDEYKLIIYCEFNHKKVGFLIKDMLDIVEKTTEELRHTEETNSKITYTTYVRVNDKDELCTVFNAEQLLKDIGWTGDGQDEVNKYVDAPLNSNKLVLAAEDSGVAREVLRKFFQKAKLKFEIYNNGALLLQRIQEVDPNSIGLIITDIEMPEADGFQVASFIKDNSSHNFIPVIVNSSMTTDAVKNKMKDIGVDGFIGKTDVQALYEATKKFLLS encoded by the coding sequence ATGAGCGATATTAATAGTAGCGTTGAACAAATGACACAAGGTCACAAAAGAAATGTTCAACAATTAGCCGTATTTTACACTAGTCATAACAATATTTACGCAATCAATATTGCAAAAGTAAAAGCTTTTGTTATTAAAGAAGAAGTAACAATAAATGACACACCAAGTGATTCAAATATAATTGCAGGTATTGCTACTATTAGGGGTGAACCTGTTACTTTAGTAAATTTAGATGCATGGCTAGGCCAACAAAAAATGCAAATAGATGAATACAAACTTATAATATATTGTGAATTCAATCATAAAAAAGTAGGATTTTTAATTAAAGATATGTTAGATATCGTTGAAAAAACTACTGAAGAGTTAAGACATACAGAAGAAACAAATTCAAAAATAACATATACAACTTATGTAAGAGTTAATGATAAAGATGAATTATGTACTGTATTTAATGCTGAACAACTACTAAAAGATATTGGTTGGACTGGTGATGGACAAGATGAAGTTAACAAATATGTTGATGCTCCATTAAACTCTAATAAATTAGTTCTAGCAGCAGAAGATTCAGGAGTTGCAAGGGAAGTATTAAGAAAATTTTTCCAAAAAGCAAAATTAAAGTTTGAAATTTATAACAATGGTGCTTTATTACTTCAAAGAATACAAGAAGTAGATCCAAATAGCATAGGTTTAATTATAACAGATATTGAAATGCCAGAAGCTGATGGTTTCCAAGTTGCATCATTTATAAAAGACAATAGCTCACATAATTTTATTCCTGTAATAGTTAACTCATCAATGACAACTGATGCTGTTAAAAACAAAATGAAAGATATTGGTGTTGATGGTTTTATTGGTAAAACTGATGTTCAAGCTTTATATGAAGCTACTAAAAAATTCTTACTTAGTTAA
- the greA gene encoding transcription elongation factor GreA: MEKEPMTRDGYEKITGNLDFLKSKERPQTVIALDEARQLGDLKENAEYHAAKDKLKLIDTQIAELSNIISKAVIIDPSTLPHDKVSFGSTVSLVDVDTEEEYTYTIVGGIESNAEKGFISFNSPLAKQLMGKEEGDELQATLPGGVRSFEVLEVYFKEISI, encoded by the coding sequence ATGGAAAAAGAACCTATGACAAGAGATGGATATGAAAAAATTACAGGAAATCTAGACTTCTTGAAATCAAAAGAGAGACCTCAAACTGTTATTGCCTTAGATGAAGCAAGACAATTAGGAGATTTAAAAGAAAATGCTGAGTATCATGCTGCAAAAGATAAATTAAAATTAATTGATACACAAATCGCAGAATTAAGTAATATTATTAGTAAAGCAGTAATTATTGATCCCTCAACGCTACCACATGATAAAGTTAGTTTTGGATCAACTGTTAGTTTAGTAGATGTTGATACAGAAGAAGAGTATACTTATACAATTGTTGGTGGAATAGAATCAAATGCAGAAAAAGGATTTATCTCTTTTAACTCACCTTTAGCAAAACAGCTAATGGGAAAAGAAGAAGGTGATGAACTTCAAGCTACACTTCCAGGAGGTGTTAGATCTTTTGAAGTATTAGAAGTTTATTTCAAGGAGATATCAATATAA
- a CDS encoding iron-sulfur cluster assembly scaffold protein, producing MAKNDLVSGSIWDEYSDQVVNRMNNPQHQGEITEERAKELNTKLIIADFGAESCGDAVRLYWAVDEATDKILESKFKSFGCGTAIASSDVMAELCVGKTVDEAIKITNIDVEKALRDNPDTPAVPPQKMHCSVMAYDVIKKAASQYKGVDMESLEEEEIVCECARVSLATIKEVIKINDLKTVEEITDYTKAGAFCKSCIKPGGHEEKDIYLVDILKDTRASMDEEKLKDAADASASGALTFDKMTLVQRIKAIDSVLDEDIRPMLVMDGGNMEIIDIKENLPHYDLYIRYLGACSGCASGSTGTLYAIESILKQKIDENLRVLPI from the coding sequence ATGGCAAAAAATGATTTAGTTAGTGGATCTATTTGGGATGAGTATTCAGATCAAGTTGTAAATAGAATGAATAATCCTCAACATCAAGGGGAAATTACAGAAGAAAGAGCAAAAGAGTTAAATACAAAACTTATTATTGCTGATTTTGGTGCAGAATCATGTGGTGATGCAGTTAGACTTTATTGGGCAGTTGATGAAGCTACAGATAAAATTTTAGAATCAAAATTTAAATCTTTTGGATGTGGTACTGCAATTGCATCAAGTGATGTTATGGCTGAGTTATGTGTAGGTAAAACAGTTGATGAAGCAATTAAGATTACAAATATTGATGTTGAAAAAGCATTAAGAGATAATCCAGATACTCCTGCTGTTCCACCTCAAAAAATGCACTGTTCTGTTATGGCATATGATGTTATTAAAAAAGCAGCATCACAATATAAAGGTGTTGATATGGAATCTCTTGAAGAAGAAGAGATTGTTTGTGAATGTGCAAGAGTTTCATTAGCAACTATTAAAGAAGTAATTAAAATTAATGATTTAAAAACAGTTGAAGAGATTACAGATTATACAAAAGCAGGTGCATTTTGTAAATCATGTATTAAACCAGGTGGACATGAAGAAAAGGATATTTACTTAGTAGATATTTTAAAAGATACAAGAGCTTCAATGGATGAAGAAAAATTAAAAGATGCAGCTGATGCAAGTGCAAGTGGTGCATTAACTTTTGATAAGATGACTTTAGTTCAAAGAATTAAAGCAATTGATTCAGTTTTAGATGAAGATATTAGACCAATGCTTGTAATGGATGGTGGTAATATGGAAATTATTGATATTAAAGAAAACTTACCTCATTATGACTTATATATTAGATACTTAGGTGCATGTTCTGGATGTGCTTCTGGAAGTACTGGAACATTATATGCTATTGAGTCAATATTAAAACAAAAAATTGACGAAAACTTAAGAGTTTTACCTATTTAA
- a CDS encoding hemerythrin domain-containing protein — translation MEETIKSFLTQDHRDCDEEFANMENAVASQDWVKSEETFERFAKDLQTHFDMEEKVMFPVFEEITGMTNGPTQVMRMEHAQMLNVVSQMREDIAKQDKNHFFGLSESLMMLTQQHNMKEEQMLYAMADAHIQEQKSSVIEKMKELKRVN, via the coding sequence ATGGAAGAAACAATTAAATCTTTTCTTACACAAGATCATAGAGACTGTGATGAAGAATTTGCAAATATGGAAAATGCAGTAGCTTCACAAGACTGGGTAAAATCAGAAGAAACTTTTGAAAGATTTGCAAAAGATTTGCAAACTCATTTTGATATGGAAGAAAAAGTTATGTTTCCAGTTTTTGAAGAAATTACTGGTATGACAAATGGACCAACTCAAGTTATGAGAATGGAACATGCACAAATGCTAAATGTTGTTTCTCAAATGAGAGAAGATATTGCTAAGCAAGATAAGAATCATTTTTTTGGATTAAGTGAAAGTTTGATGATGCTTACGCAACAACATAATATGAAAGAAGAGCAAATGCTTTATGCAATGGCTGATGCTCATATACAAGAACAAAAAAGTTCAGTTATAGAAAAAATGAAAGAATTAAAAAGAGTGAATTAA